In Montipora capricornis isolate CH-2021 chromosome 4, ASM3666992v2, whole genome shotgun sequence, the DNA window CGCTGAAACCGTGGGCGTCAATTACGGGTCAGCAGTTTCTAATACAGAGttgtgacgtatgatatggggaagatCAGGGACGGAAATAAACATACCAAGCTTGTAATTTTGTGGCGTTTATCGaggtatttattttattatgagCGGAGTGGAGCCTTTTCAGTTCGAGCCAACGTATCCCCCAGGGGAAGAACCCATTCAATCAGATGATGATGAAGGTGAGGATTCCCCAGAAGCGTGCACATCAAGCATGAGAACCAGGAACACCAAATGGTGCATTTGCAGGGAGTGCATTTCGATGCCGACAGCCGACGAATGCTATTGCTGCCAAGAGCTCGAGGAGTTAAATCAAAAGTTTGACGAGTCAGGTTTGTGTTCGGTACTTTTATGCTTTAAGGCTAGTAcagtgattattattttttagaaatTGCTTATTCTTACGGGGCCCGTACACCGAATTCTATTTGTTATTCATACGGAAGACGGATTATTACAGGGTCAATAACACTCGGGAAGTCTTACCTCGTCTTTAATTGATCTTTTGTATATAGTTCGGTTATCAAACAACAACATCAATGCTTGTTTCATTTCATGAAATACCTCCTTCGTTCGATGTCACTGGCCATATGACCTGCCTTGTGTTTCTTgtattttaagtctaagtaccagttttaaattgtaaatagcATTGATGAACAGTATTCAAGTCTCAGCACCCATTTTACAACGGCTAGCTTTCAATAACAGCGTGGCTGTTTCGTTCATAGTCGTTTAAAGAAACTCccgtatgaatagcaaatattGGTCGGTGTACGGGTCTCGTAAGAATAGCCAATTGGCCTATTTTTTAATTGAGTGAGGCAGCCATTTACGTACTCTTGCTCGCGAGTGCTTGTGTGTTTAGAGGCTATGAGTTTGACGATCGATCAATAAGGCAGGCCCACATGTTAGAGAGCTTATTCAATATTATACTGTTGTTCTACTGATAGGTGTCACATGTATTACAAGTCACAACAAATTTAGGATCGTGTGCCTTGACACTGACGTATTGCAGACCGCACTTGTTGCCATTCACCATGCTCGCCTTAATCCAATTCCAGACACTATAGGAAACAAGTAAGCTCCTTGTTAACTCTgagaataattaattaaaatgttttcattgttaaataATTTAACCCAGGgctttttgtgattattttattttaggacATGGCGCTTAGCAGCATACAGGCAGTTTACCTGGTGGGTTCATGGTGTGCTTGGCAAAAAGAGACGAAGGGTCATTCCAGCATGCGTCGTCGAAACAATAAGGAAAGAATGCATACACAGGATTTAGAGAAGCAGATCTGGAATTATGACTCCCtctgaacattaaaaaatatttattcctttgtcgttattaattaattattctattaatatatatatcatTGTTTCACAAGATAATTCATACATCCCATGAACTATTGTGCTCGCAATCATACCTGTCATTTGCAAATTATTGTCTTCAACAGGAAATAATTTTTGATCGTGATACGTCTTAAAACTTTGCTAAAATACAAGTTATGTGGTACAgttatattttcattttctcccttttGCTTTTACCATATAAAATGGTGTTAAGGTATTTTTTCTTGTTAGAGTTTTTCAACAATACACCAAACAAAAAACGATTTCTAATGAACATAGACTTTTTCAACCACTCCTGCATGTGTGAGTAGTTTAAGTGTTTCCAAATCTTAATGTATGCTTTGAAATGACTTCGTCTTTAGCAGGCCTAGGTTTGCTACCAATATTTCGGGAGATGTGCGGGGTTGCAGGCAGTGCACTCCTTTAGTGCggtttctgatttttttctggCAATAATAGCATTTAACATTGGCCCGAGGTTATCTCTGTTTGTCTTTTCTAAAATTGGTTTTGCCACCCACTCCTTGGTATGTTTTGGAAAGACCACCTTGTACTGGAGTTCTCCTTGGTTGGCACCTTTTGATGCAGTGGCATGTTGCTTCCTGTGTTGGCATTGTGGTCTAGGGCAGACAGCTGGGTACGTGCGACCATACCCTCATAGGAGAAGTGCTGAGGTTTAGGGACATATTTGGTTTGGACACTGTGGTACACTTCCAAACTTCCAGTATGACAGCACAAGGTCAACTGCTGGATGTCTTTCACAAGGGTTTTATCAAAAACAACCTCCTTGAGTGCTTCATGAGCTGGGGAGCCAGGCCGTAGCCACCTCTTAGTTCTAGCAACATTTCGAGGGATAGGTGGGTGAGCACATTGGTGATACAAGTCTGCAGAATTCCAAGAGTGGATGTTAGCAGTGTGATGGACTATGGATAACCACTTCTCCCGCAACAAGTCATTGTCTCCCTCACATGTTTCTGCACACCACCAAAGATGATTTGATATTGACTTAATCCATGCAGACAGGTCACTACAGTCCTTCTTTTTGGCTTTCTCCATAAGTTTTTTAGTTATACTTTTGGACAAGTGCCAAACATCAAATTGGTGATCAACCTCAGAGTAATTTCTCTTTAGGTCAGCTCTGATACCAACATGGCGATCAGTGGCCATAACCTTAATGTTGCCCCCCTTTGTTTTTATATTATCCATGCAGCGTTTAAATCCCTCCCTTTCCATTGCATTGCTGTTGTTCACTTCAGTTACTTGAACAATCTGAAAGTCAACAATCTTGTCAGTTTGCTGATCAATCATCGTATATGTGCCATATTTTGCATTATGACCAGGACTGTCACAGCGCCCGTCCCCTGAAAGCCACAAATCTTGGCCTGCTAGTCCAGAAAATATAGAATTTTGCTCCCTCTTCCAACATTCATTAATTACAGGAAATAAGTATTTCTTTTGAATAGTATAAAAGGTATTCTCACTAAGAAACTTCAAATTGAGGATGTCTGCCAGAGAAGCTACTCTAGTGTAAGTAGAACCACTAAGCAAAATAGAGGATGACAGCAGTAAGTTTCCAGCTGCCATTCGTTCAAGCATGGGCTGGCTTTGCCAGGAAAAGGTATGATTATTACTGCATATGAGGGTCACAAATAATTGAGTTCCTTGTGTAGACTGGTCTGTCCGAATAACTGGGGCACCGCACTCAGGGCATCGCTTGAAAAGCTTAAACAATTCCTGCTTAAAGACAATAAACTTAGTATCATCCTGTGGATTTAAAACTTTTGGTTTTTCATCTTCATGGTCTGATTCTAAGTTGGAGTCATCTGACATTTTACCAGATGTTGACGGGAGGTAAGTACCCTCCTTTTGTGGAGACACTTCAGGTGAGAGAGTGCCAACAGCTTCTTCAGCAATGGTACCTTTCTCTTCAGGAATGTCACTTTCCTCAAATTGAGTGCCCAGACGCATTATGCATCTAGTGCctgtctttatactagacgaatttaacagacgcagaaaaaatgtttgcccaagttcgtccaagacgaattatgcgtctcatatagttcgtgcCGTGTTTACACCAAACGGATAACATAAGAGACGCatgattcgtctggacggattatgcgtctctagtataaaaacggccattcaaCTTGTCAACTCGGCTGTTTGtcttccaaaaaaggaaaactgaaaatatcGAAATGAAACGAACGCTGTCAGTATATTTGTAATGGGTTCGAGAATGCGAGTGGGATCGGGATTAATTGACGTGAGGGATGTCGGGATAGCGGGATTATTTGAAAACATTTGAGAACCCTATCGTGGACCCTCATTATGGGCATTACTGGATAACACCATGCAGCATCCATTGATCAAAATAGAAAAATCTGTCACCACAATTACACGAATGCAGTCAATCCAGTATAAAATAAAAtcgaagtgttttttttttgcctgtttCACGTGGCCTCATGCTTAGGTTAATTTTACATTGTGTTTTAGTCAATAAActaatttttcagtcaattgAGCAACTCGTGAAGGCTGGTTGTCTCTTCTTTTTTCCCTCCATTTCTTCCTGTGTTGGAATTATTTACTTCTTACCACTCAGAGACCCGAAAACGCTTCTGTTTGGTGAGTACCCAACACATAGCTAATCAGTTGTTACTTACAGCTTTCACTGAAAGCGTTATTATCCTAGTATTTCTCTTCTTAGATGTAATTATGTGAGACAATCTTACCGTTATCATTTATATGCTTGCAAGGGAGTAtcgtttttctttcaattattaACTGTGATAGGGTATTTTTCTTAGCTTTACCGATGCTTTatgtctctcttttttttcccgttgaatGTGATTCCTTGAGAGAGGCTAACTTATTAATACTAAGATTATTAAAAGGAaggtttgattttctttttagttgTTGTACTCCACCCCTGTCACTACCCAATCCACCCTCTCACCAAACCACTTCACAGCTAATTTGCATAGTCACGTTTGCGGTAACGCAAGCGATGTGAAGTCAACGGTTCTTGACGCTTCCACATATATTACATAGTGTGTAGCTCATAAAGTAGCTCACAAGCGCTGAGGACCTTAAAGTGGATGAATTCCCGACTATTTGGGACGTCAATAACCGAATCTGAGCGGTAAAAGaagtaattcctttgaaaacaAGGGTAATGCAAATGAACTTGTCAATTTTTGTAAACACAGATTTGGGTGCATTTCAAGCTAATGGTGTGTCAAAGTCCGGGAGATACCCACCGGTTTAAAGAAATAAGATGACTTATTAAGGTACAAAATTCACTATCGTATACTTTTTAACCACGATCTAGACCAAACTTTCGTGATTTTTTGTCTTTCGTTTGGTTAATTTTTGGCATGTGAACAGACGCTTGAGAGGAGGGCGTCGTTTGATGACGCTGGAATGGCTTGAAATTTCTAAAAATATTTCAGCCTTTTGTCCGTGAATTCAGAGAATGTATCTTGTAACCTTCATCAAAACAGAATTCGGTGAACTTTAGTTTTGTACACGTAGTGCGGTGATCAAAACTCCTGAAATTTACCCTTTTGATCGCCGTCAGCGACGGCGGGCAAACccaaattcaattttttgttgTAGCGCCGCAAAAATACataattaggaaataattatcTCACTTTTAAAACATGTGTACCAAACCCTTTTGATGGGCgcaaaatgaaggaaaactaTTTTTGGTTGCGAAAACCGGTGGACCGCTTTTAGCGGGACTGCCACTTAATTTTGATTGAGTAAGAATAGAGTGTTGTTGCTATATAACGGAcaaaggaaagtttttttaGATCAGTTTCAACTGACATAGCAATCAAAAACATGTCTTTGCGTGATACTACAAGAACTACGTGCACTCTCCCCAAATTGTGCTTGGTTTGTTTCAAATTTGATAAAACAACCTCTATCGTAGAGGCCAAAAGgttaagaaacaaagaaacaggagAAACTTTATCTGGCAAAAAAACGGAGAGGGGAACTATGGTACTCATACGATTCGGCAGCAAGACTTATGAGGCAAGAATCAAAGCATTGGATGGTAAGTAATTATTTAAGCGTCAAAATTTCTGTGTCAGTTGATAGATTGATCGTTTGAAGACAAATTACGAATCACTTACTGTCTTATAACACATTTCAGATGACCATAGCATTCTCAACGATCAAGAAAAACTCTTTGTGGATGACCCCGCAAATGCTCATCTTTTTAAAGAGGATAAACTTGAACCTGCAGCGCCCAAACGAAGAAACAAAACAGAGCCTGAAAATGCGTCCAAGAGAACAAAACAAGATAAGCCTGATGAGGTAATACGTAAAGGGTTATGTGAACAGTAGAACCTTGATAATTCAGGATTCACTTTTATCGATCCAAACGTCGCAGTGTGCTTAAAATTGAATCGGCTATTGAACTCTATTTACAGTGTATTTAGAATATTTAATGGTTAAACAGTTGCTTTTGCTACCAATAACCGACTGCCAGTCCCTTTTCCTTTAAGGGCGATTTTAGACGGGACGATTTTTCCTTACCACAATCACATCCAGTATGTTTTTCATACATATTCCAAGTTAAGGCTTGGCAGGAAATAGTATACTTTCTTCATAGCAACAATCACCTCACACAAAATCAAGGAAAGAAACAGTTTTAAAGTAGTGGCGCTGTTTGTTTTAAGCAAACTTTTGCTGTGTTGCACGCCCTGATCGTCCAGTCACGATTCTTTTTACTGTTCTTGGCTACGACTGCAGTACGGTTTTAAAGGCTGATTTAGATGGCACGATTTTCACTTACGACTATCGCAAGCAACTTGCTTACGGAATTTGACACATGTCTTAAAATCGTACGACAGTCAAAGCCAAGAAAAGTAAAATGTTGATGTATCGTCACGTTTTcctaatgattttttttttcaaaatcttgattgCGCGATCAGCGCCcgtaaaagaggaaaaatttgTTGTAAGCAAACAGCGCAAACAATTGATAATCGACTTTAGTATTTACCAAATCAGTGGATAGCAATTTTGGCGCGTTATGATTGGCTCCCGTAACTTTGAATATCCTTGGATATTCACTGTTTTGCAAACGGAGAGAAAAATGGCGCGTCGTTTCACGAAAGTTTCAGAAGAAGAAATTGTGGCCATTAATGAAACAGCATTTTTTTATCCATCTGTTTTGgtaaatactaaaacaactacCCCCCTTAGGTTCTGTGAAAAGCAGTGGATATATACCTCGACGCTTCCCGTACGAAAATTTGTGGCCTGAATGAGCGAGATTCGGGCCCGATTCGGGCCATAAAGCTGTTTTTAAGGCAAGAACTGAGCGAGACAAAGCGAGACAACCATTTTGTCGCACTTGTGCGACTGAGCCAGACATTAGTTTGGTTCGATTAGCGCCGATAGTGTGGCGTGAGTGAGTGAGAAACTGTGAAACCCCAGTTTATTCATTTACGCCGCAGTAACGAGACATTTGTCGCGCTGTATTATTGGCGAAACTCAGGCTGCTCACTTGTTATTCGATACATAAGTGCTCCCTACTTGTTATTTGATAAGAAAAGATTAGTAGAAATAGATCAGGGAGTactcaaaaatgcaaatcagTTACTTAACTCTGGCTGTCGTTCTAATGTATTATATTATTTGCTGCATTTCCGTACGTGTAGTCCGTCCCCGGGTAAAAGGTgagcaaaccattttttaccGCTCTGAATTTTGAGCTAAAATACGTATATGGCTGGATATTTTTTCCAAGTGATACATTTAGCGTGATACCCACCCGCATCCGGAGAGGTAAGTTCAAATAGCTTAGCACGTTCAGGAGAAgcaatctacatgtacatgtagctacagTGTcgctcggagataagcgaacaaCGCAGACTCAAAATGAACGCACGCAATACGCGTTTTTTTGGACGCGTCTAAAATTGCGTATCGTATACGCGTTTGtgcctttgttattcataaccataattttgcttttccCATATTTTTTGCggagacaaaagaataaattgcgTGAATGCCAACAAGTCGAAAATTTGCATACGGTATGTGGCTTTGATTACTGTCAATTTCGATCCGCAAATGCCGCCGATGAAAGCAATTACAGGGCATTATATTCCTAGTAgacaaatcaaataaattcGATTGGCATATCAtagaaagtttttaaaaaaatcttttctttttactgaGAGCATTTCACCGTTTGAATCAGCGAATTATGTCCCGAATCACATCACGATGGCCTCTCGCCGGCGCGTGCCTAAAATTAACCCAATAATTTTCCTtgcagaaaaatcaaataaatgtgATCAGCGTATCATTGACcctttgaagaaaaaatttGTGTCTGAAGTGAAAGCATTGTACCCGTTGAAATCAGAAAATCGTACCCAACTGGACTGGAGATCCCTTACAAAAACTTCtatattttatttgtattttatacctattttattgctatcatacctattttaatcctattttaattttcttgaggtctattttattgctattttcTTTGATAAGGAAAATAGACCAtctattttattgctgttttacttCTATTGAAACCCTATTTTTCGAGCAGTGGTCTATTTTATCCCTGTTTTATAAtaccaaaccacaaaatagcccgtaaaatagactattttaaTCCTATTTTGTGGAAACGTTGGTTTGtaaaaataggaataaaatatacagctttccattttgttttgcaaatagCCATAAAATAGGTTGCCTCAATCTTACTGTTGGAggctaaaacaaaacagctttgaAATGGActattttatccctatttttgaAGTGAGATTCTCCATGACTCACACTGCAAAGCAAACTTAatgcaaaatagctttaaaatagactattttattcatattttatcaTGCTTGATGACCATAAAAACTACAATGaccaaaattaatgcaaaatagctttaaaatagactattttattcatattttatcaTGCTTGATGACCATACACACACTATGTAAAAATTAACTacaattaccaaaattattgcaaaatagctttaaaatagactCTCATATCCATATTTTGGGGGTTTAATTCTCTTCAAACATATCCTCTTTCTGGAGTTAAGCTTTAAGTATaacaaggtttggtcttattcaaagcatgccaaGTTTGTAATGCATGTGTTTAGCTTACGCAATGTCCTGTAACGGCTAAACTTTGAAtataaaatcactctgtacacggaaaaatgaaaaagaaagcttttattccgatgtattcaatagTTAATACGTTTGTGAGAAATACCATccaatcaacggattaccttgtttgctgctctctgagtctcataattggccttattccaaaaggaacatgatgcattactcttgaaaattacacactccaagtcagcacttaatcctttcaatgaactccagtatctttcgaatcttgctcatttaaaatgaatcCGTAAAAAGATTGTcatcgtccgccatcttggataacacgtgagagactggactgggaactagtgagtccttttcgttttggtcagcagtcagcggtaaccagtccagctcttacAGGTTTTGCGCGGTTGTATTCAAACGTTTCATCTACGATCACGCTTTTGTGGTGACgattttttggttagttttactctttaaatgctgatccaggcaaggaaatgctcaCAACAACtcagtaaaaaggtaagcgttaactttaagcgaataacatttgatttgatggcttattgtctttaaaatttggaacgatttacatgcatgtagaattcacattttcacaccttcaaagtcaatttgtgaagcaagcAGACTCAaccctgtaaaaaaaattggtaaacctttaacaagaataatgaagttagGTCAAATagtgaagcaaatgatttggaaaaaaagtgctcatacggcaagttacatgtatgccattgacaattgattccttctcgtaaaaatgctataatttctgtcactttaactgtaatcaatgcagaaaatgcctgagaaagcttttattgacgtttgtaagttgagacccaaatttatgagtctactcttcacacactttatttgtaacaaaaatg includes these proteins:
- the LOC138044778 gene encoding uncharacterized protein, which produces MSGVEPFQFEPTYPPGEEPIQSDDDEGEDSPEACTSSMRTRNTKWCICRECISMPTADECYCCQELEELNQKFDESGVTCITSHNKFRIVCLDTDVLQTALVAIHHARLNPIPDTIGNKTWRLAAYRQFTWWVHGVLGKKRRRVIPACVVETIRKECIHRI
- the LOC138044780 gene encoding uncharacterized protein, coding for MRLGTQFEESDIPEEKGTIAEEAVGTLSPEVSPQKEGTYLPSTSGKMSDDSNLESDHEDEKPKVLNPQDDTKFIVFKQELFKLFKRCPECGAPVIRTDQSTQGTQLFVTLICSNNHTFSWQSQPMLERMAAGNLLLSSSILLSGSTYTRVASLADILNLKFLSENTFYTIQKKYLFPVINECWKREQNSIFSGLAGQDLWLSGDGRCDSPGHNAKYGTYTMIDQQTDKIVDFQIVQVTEVNNSNAMEREGFKRCMDNIKTKGGNIKVMATDRHVGIRADLKRNYSEVDHQFDVWHLSKSITKKLMEKAKKKDCSDLSAWIKSISNHLWWCAETCEGDNDLLREKWLSIVHHTANIHSWNSADLYHQCAHPPIPRNVARTKRWLRPGSPAHEALKEVVFDKTLVKDIQQLTLCCHTGSLEVYHSVQTKYVPKPQHFSYEGMVARTQLSALDHNANTGSNMPLHQKVPTKENSSTRWSFQNIPRSGWQNQF